One Fusarium falciforme chromosome 1, complete sequence genomic window carries:
- a CDS encoding Hemerythrin domain-containing protein — protein sequence MPGQRILLFLAAQVLFAGIAIFLSNSPYTRMSTAPTKKWADGPMKLVVTPQYETKKTDLFTTGATHMALLHNAVIRGFNSIYLQAPHVKDADKADFIGYSQTWFRFVKSHHDDEEENLFPKVKDLLGDEAVWTETHEEHESFLAPLAEFNTYLTDLSSHPVDLDSAEVIRLMDAFKVNFEHHFHSEISTIAALSSHPKAPNDDTPEGQAASLTFKTWGKKTVTKAGMLDVVPFFLLNLDRTAEEGLWANWPPMPAPVTWGLTNIAGSWYGTWWKFASCDSQGKPQELYALRGLPAEAEKDSA from the exons ATGCCCGGTCAGCGtatcctcctctttctcgCTGCACAAGTGCTCTTTGCAGGCATAGCTATATTCCTCAGTAATTCGCCGTACACCAGGATGTCTACCGCGCCGACCAAGAAATGGGCTGATGGGCCCATGAAGCTCGTTGTGACGCCGCAGtacgagaccaagaag ACGGATCTCTTTACGACAGGCGCCACTCACATGGCTCTTCTCCACAATGCCGTCATCCGTGGCTTCAACTCCATCTACCTCCAAGCCCCTCATGTCAAGGATGCCGACAAGGCCGACTTTATCGGATACTCTCAGACCTGGTTCCGTTTTGTCAAGTCCCatcatgacgatgaggaggagaatcTGTTCCCCAAGGTGAAGGACCTGCTTGGGGATGAAGCTGTGTGGACTGAGACGCACGAGGAGCACG AGTCGTTCCTTGCTCCCCTCGCCGAGTTCAATACCTATCTCACCGACCTTTCCTCCCACCCCGTCGACCTCGACTCCGCCGAAGTGATCCGCCTCATGGACGCCTTCAAGGTCAACTTCGAGCACCACTTCCACAGCGAAATCTCCACAATCGCCGCCCTATCCAGCCATCCCAAGGCCCCCAACGACGACACCCCCGAGGGCCAGGCTGCCAGCCTGACCTTCAAGACGTGGGGCAAGAAGACGGTCACCAAGGCCGGCATGCTCGATGTGGTGCCCTTCTTCctgctcaacctcgaccgCACCGCTGAGGAGGGCTTGTGGGCGAACTGGCCCCCGATGCCTGCGCCTGTGACATGGGGTCTGACCAACATTGCCGGCTCGTGGTATGGTACCTGGTGGAAGTTTGCGAGCTGTGACTCGCAGGGCAAGCCTCAGGAGCTCTACGCACTGAGGGGGTTGCCtgccgaggctgagaaggataGTGCTTGA
- a CDS encoding NAD(P)-bd-dom domain-containing protein has translation MSPNRHALILGGNGKIGRLVTDILLKKSWTVTSLIRAEEQVEDLKKAFESLPGKHHVVVHDLEQVDSQEKAAKILEEVKPDSVVWTAGAGDKGSQDRVLRIDRDAAIAFVKASVAVSTISHFIQISYLGARRAQAPWWTPEDWAGWNKINETFLGRYYEAKVASDEALVVEARNRPEITAVSVRPGGLTDKEEGGVLMGQTKKARGMTTRATTARVVAVILEEKVKGRWLDVLDGEEDVETAVQRCARDGTDCAEGENIVST, from the exons ATGTCTCCTAACCGTCACGCCCTTATTCTCGGAGGTAATGGAAAGATTGGAAGACTTGTCACGGACATTCTTCTAAAGAAGTCTTGGACTGTGACGAGTCTTATCCGTGCTGAGGAGCAGGTCGAGGACTTGAAGAAGGCTTTCGAGAGTCTGCCGGGGAAGCACCATGTCGTCGTTCATGACCTGGAGCAGGTTGACAGCCAggagaaggctgccaagatcCTTGAGGAGGTGAAGCCGGACTCGGTGGTTTGGACTGCGG GAGCTGGTGACAAGGGTAGTCAGGATAGA GTCCTCCGAATCGACCGTGACGCTGCAATTGCCTTTGTCAAGGCCTCGGTCGCAGTCTCTACCATCAGCCACTTCATCCAGATCTCGTACCTTGGCGCCCGTCGCGCCCAAGCTCCTTGGTGGACTCCTGAGGACTGGGCAGGCTGGAACAAGATCAACGAGACATTCCTGGGCCGCTACTACGAGGCCAAGGTCGCCTCCGACGAGGCTCTCGTGGTGGAAGCAAGAAACAGACCCGAGATCACCGCCGTTTCGGTGCGCCCTGGAGGTCTGACGgacaaggaggagggcggtgTGCTCATGGGACAGACCAAGAAGGCTCGGGGGATGACGACTCGTGCGACGACTGCGAGGGTAGTGGCCGTGatcttggaggagaaggtcaaggGTCGATGGCTGGATGTCTtggacggcgaggaggacgtAGAGACGGCCGTGCAGAGGTGTGCTCGCGACGGAACAGACTGTGCTGAAGGTGAGAACATCGTCAGTACttaa